The following nucleotide sequence is from Zea mays cultivar B73 chromosome 1, Zm-B73-REFERENCE-NAM-5.0, whole genome shotgun sequence.
gagaggttgcggctcgttgatcggaccattcaaggcgtcgtccacatatctcgcctccttgatcatcattcgcccgctaacaaatttcccaagaacttcttcgggcgacatcttggtgtacctgggattttcacgtatattgttcaccaagtgaggatcaagaacggtaaatgaccttagcattagacggacgacgtcgtggtctgtccatcgcgtgctcccgtagcttcttatcttgttgataagggtcttgagccgattgtatgtttgcgttggctcctcgccccttatcattgcgaaccgtccaagctcgccctccaccaactccatcttggtgagtaaggtgacgtcgttcccctcatgagaaatcttgagggtgtcccagatttgcttggcgttatccaagccgctcaccttatggtattcattcctgcacaaggaagctagaagaacagtagtagcttgtgcattcttatgaatttgttcattaatgaacatgggactatccgaactatcaaaatgcattccactctctacaatctcccatatactaggatggagagagaataggtgactacgcattttgtggctccaaaatccgtagtcctctccatcaaagtgtgggggcttgccgagtggaatggagagcaaatgagaatgtgaactttgcggaatacgagagtaatcaaaagaaaagttcgaattaaccggttttcttctctcgtagtcgttgtggtcctcgtccttttgggaagaagtagactcgtcgctgtcgtagtagacgatctccttgatgcgcctagtcttcttcttcttcccttccttccgtctttggcccgagccggagtcggtaggcttatcgtccttcggctcgttgacgaaggattccttctctttgtcgttgatcactatacccttccctttaggatccatctcttcgggcggttagtccctttgtgaagagaacggctctgataccaattgagagcacctagagggggggggtgaataggtgatcctgtaaaaacttcaaacttatagccacaaaacttgattaggtgttagcacgattattgccaagtggctaaggtgaagtctcaacaatctcaacaaaacacagtaccacaagagaatcaagcacagagtgacacagtggttttatcccgtggttcggccaagaccaacgcttgcctactccacgttgtggcgtcccaacggacgagggttgcaatcaacccctctcaagcggtccaaagacccacttgaataccacggtgttttgttttcctttcactatcccgtttgcaaggaatctccacaaattggagtctcttgcccttacaagtatatgatcacaaatgaaacacagagtaagggagggaagcaacacacacaaatccacagcaaaagcgcacgcacacggccaagaatcgagctcacaagactatctcagagttctcacttagaacagagctcgaatcacttagaaacacaaacgaatgcgcagagacttagtgtggatgatcaagaatgctcaaaggttgcttgtgtctctcctccatgcgcctaggggctccttttatagccccaaggcagctaggagccgttgagagcaaatccggaaggccatctttgccttctgtcgtcgggggcaccggacagtccggtgcacaccggacactgtccggtgcccgatttgtttccttaaacggcgaagacgaccgttgcagaccgttggcagatctggcgctgttggcgcaccggacatgtccggtgtacaccggacagtccggtgccgtcttccgaccgttggctcggccacgtgtcccgcgcggattgcgcggccgaccgttggccctggccgaccgttggctcaccggacagtccggtgcacaccggacagtccggtgaattttagccgtacgccgccggccaatttcccgagagcggccagttcgagtcgcgccagcctggcgcaccggacactgtccggtgcacaccggacagtccggtgctccagaccgagctgggtcttggcagcacacagccaagtcccttctccttttctctattcttcttctttctgtttctaacacttagacaaatatattagtacttaaaaccaatgtactaaggcttagaaacatacctttacttcatgattttcaccttgttcatccatgtacataaattcccaattaagcacatgtgttggcactcaatcaccaaaatacatagaaatggcccaagggcacatttccctttcaggtatgagatttttcctgcaaaaagaacacccaagtgaagcgagaataatcatccacaattactagacagtacttactcccgccgatgcttatgtaagcaatcgggccgaatagatccatgtgtaggagctccagtggcctgtcagtcgtcatgatgttcttgtgtggatggtgagcaccaacttgctttcctgcttggcatgcgctacaaaccctgtctttctcaaaatgaacatttgttaatcctaaattgtgctctccctttagaagcttgtgaagattcttcatcccaacatgggctagtcggcgatgccagagccagcccatgttagtcttagcaattaagcaagtgtcgagttcagctctatcaaaatttactaagtatagctgaccctctaacactcccttaaatgctattgaatcatcacttcttctaaagacagtgacacctatatcagtgaataaacagttgtagcccattttgcataattgagatacagaaagcaaattgtaatctaatgaatctacaagaaaaccattggaaatagaatggtcaggagatatagcaattttacccaaacccttgaccaaaccttggtttccatccccgaatgtgatagctcgttggggatctttgtttttctcgtaggaggagaacatcttcttctcccctgtcatgtggtttgtgcacccgctgtcgattacccagcttgagcccccggatgcataaacctacaaaacatttcTAGTTCtttactttaggtacccaaatggttttgggtcctttggcattagataaagaactttgggtacccaaacacaagtctttgaccccttgtgcttgcccccaacatatttggcaactaccttgccggatttgttagttaaaacataagatgcatcaaaagttttaaatgaaaagttatgttcatttgatgcactaggagttttcttcttaggcaacttagcatgggtttgttgcctagaactagatgtctcacccttatacataaaagcatgattagggccagagtgagacttcctagagtgaattctcctaattttgctctcgggataaccggcagggtataaaatgtaaccctcgttatcctgaggcatgggagccttgcccttaacaaagttggacaatttcttaggaggggcattaagtttgacattgcctccctgttggaagccaatgtcatccttaatgccagggcgtctcccactataaagcatactacgagcaaatttacatttttcattttcaatttcatgctcggcaattttagcatctaattttgctatatgatcattttgttgtttaattaaagccatgtgatcatgtatagcattaacatcaacatctctacatctagtacaaatagaagtgtgctcaacggtagatgtagagggtttgcaagattttaattctacaaccttagcatgcaatatatcattcttagttctaaggtcggaaatagtagcattgcaaacattaaaatctttagccttagcaattaatttttcattttcattcctaaggctaacaagagatgagttcaattcttcaatcttagcaagcaaatcatcattatcattcctaagattgggaattgaaatattacaaacatttgaatcaaccttagctagtaaatttgcattttcatttctaaggttgtctatagtctcatggcaagtgcttagctcactagataatttttcacatttttcaacttctaaagcataagcatttttaactttaacatgctttttgttttccttgattaggaagtcctcttgggagtccaagagattatccttctcatggatggcgctaattaattcatttaatttctctttttgttgcatgtttaagttggcaaaaagagtacgtaaattgtcttcctcatcactagtattatcatcactagaggactcatatctagtggaggatttagatttaaccttcttctttttgtcgtcctttgccatgaggcacttgtggccgacgttggggaagagaaggcccttggtgacggcgatgttggcggcgtcctcgtcgaaggaggagtcgctagagctttcgtcggagtcccactcacgacaaacatgggcatcgccgctcttcttcttgcagtacctcttcttctcctttcttctccccttcttgtcgtcacccctgtcactgtcactagaaataggacatttagctataaattgaccgggcttaccacatttgtagcaaaccttcttggagcggggcttataatctttccccctcctttgtttgaggatttggcggaagctcttgatgacgagcgccatttcctcattgtcgagcttggaggcgtcgattgattgtctacttggtgtagactcctccttcttctccttcgtcgccttgaatgcaaccggttgagcttcggacgtggagggaccgtcaagctcgttgatcttccgtgagcccttgatcataaattcaaagctcacaaaattcccgattacttcctcgggagtcattagtgtatatcttggattaccacgaattaattgtacttgagtagggttaaggaaaatgagtgatcttagaataaccttaaccacctcgtggtcatcccatttcttgctcccgaggttgcacacttggtttaccaaggtcttgagccggttgtacatatcttgtggctcctccccttggcgaagacggaagcgacagagctccccctcgatcgtctcccgcttggtgatcttggtgagttcatcaccctcgtgcgccgttttgagcacgtcccaaacttccttggcgctttttagtccttgcaccttgttgtactcctccctacttagagaggcgaggagtattgttgtgccttgggagttgaagtgctcgatttgggccacctcgtcctcatcataatcctcatcccctacggatggtacctgtgctccaaactcaacaacattccatatacttttgtggagtgaggttagatgaaatttcattaaatcactccacctagcataatcttcaccgtcaaaggttggtggtttgcctaatggaacggaaagtaatggagtaagtctagaagtacgaggataatgcaaggggatcttactaaacttcttgcgctcatggcgcttagaagttatggagggcgcgtcggagccggaggtagaaggtgatgaagtgtcggtctcgtagtagaccaccttcctcatcttctttattttgtcgccactccgatgcgatttgtgagaagaagtcttcttctccttcttcttctccttcttcttctccttgttgcgggactcttccgatgaagccttcccgtggcttgtagcgggcttgtcaccggtctccatctctctcttggcgagttctcccgacatcacttcgagcggttaggctttaatgaagcaccggcctctgataccaattgaaagtcgcctagagggggggtgaatagggcgaaactgaaattcttaaacataatcacaactacaagccgggttagcgttagaaatgtaattgagtccgcgagagagggtgcaaaacaaatcgcaagcgaataaggagtgagacacgtggatttgttttaccgaggttcggttctcgcaaacctactcctcgttgaggtggtcataaagaccgggtctctttcaaccctttccctctctcaaacggtccctcggaccgagtgagcttttcttctcaatcacttggaacacaaagttcccacaaggaccaccacaagattggtgtctcttgcctcaattacaagtgagtttgatcgcaatgaagattcaaagaaagaagaaagcaatccaagcgcaagagctcgaaagaacacaagcaaatctctctctaatcactagggcgttgtgtggattttggagaggatttgatcacttgggtgtgtttagaattgaatgctagagctcttgtaagtagttgaagtgggaaaacttggatgtcttgaatgtggggtggttgggggtatttatagccccaaccaccaaactagccgtttggtggtgctgtctgtcgcatggtgcaccggacagtccggtgcacaccggacatgtccggtgcgccagccacgtcaccaaggccgttgggttccgaccgttgaagcactgtcttctgggcccaccttgatgtccggtggcacaccggacatgtactgtagagtgtccggtgtgccagcgcgcgcgtgcctgacttctgcgcgctctggcgcgcattaaatgcgcctgcaggtgaccgttggcgcgaagtagtcgttgctccgctggttcaccggacagtccggtgtacaccggacatgtccggtgaattatagcggagcaaattcccgaggctggcgagttccagagccgctcttccttggggcaccggacagtccggtgtacactggacagtccggtgaattatagcggagcgcctctggattttcccgaaggtgacgagtttgacttggagtccggtggtgcaccggacactgtccggtggcacaccgaacagtccggtgcgccagaccagaggtgccttcggttatcccttgctctctttgttgaaccccatacttggtctttttattggctaagtgtgaacctttggcacctgtataacttgtacactagagcaaactagttagttcaattatttgtgttgggcaattcaaccaccaaaatcatttaggaaataggtgtaagcctaattccctttcacttatatatacatatattatgttatatatatatatatgtatacatATGTCCAAAAAATATATATAGGACGATTAGGTCGACTAGGACCGATTAGGTGTTCTAATCATCACCCTAATCGACACATGATCGATCTTCTGAAACGACAAGCTAGTCGCTCGACCTGAAAACTGTGAAAGTCACCACTGAGAATAGGCTTATAATCTATCTTTTAGCCCATCTATATATTAATTAGGGCATGTTTGGGAACTCTATCTCTCAAAAGCATAATTTATAATACCACATTTTATTGTTTGTCATGACATAACTATGGTATATTTTACATCTGTGCAATCCAACACCTGTTTGGAGACCTAATATTTTAATTGTAGTATAGGAGAAGTGAATACTGCTGCTACGTGCAAGCAAAAAACTTTGGTCCAGACCAAAGTTTTTTTACCCCAAAAATACCATGTTTTAAAATACAGAGTTTTTAGATGAGCTATCAAACGCCTTTTGGTCTAAATACCATGGTATGATCAAATTTCATGATATTATCTTGGAACTAAGGAAATAATGTGTTCTCAAACATGTCGATCGTACTAATTTAATACATGCCATGTAGGATAGAAAGCTGATATGGCATGTGAGTAAAAAAGAAAGAGAATAAAGCCGtatcttaggtagtgtttggttgagtagTCAAGTAGAACAGAGtcgttccatccctgattctaggaacggagctgctctgttctgtgtttggtaatctggaacagagcggctctgttttttgtttggttagaGAGTAaacggaacggagcgtgactgtgCGAGCGGGCTGGAAACGGAGCGGCTTCgtccggttgattttttggagcgggatggttccggatctgaggagaatattccctaattggagtcattccgttctagttactttgtaaccaaacaacaacaaaactgggacagaacgactctgttctacttggctcttcaaccaagcACTACCTTAAAGGAGATATCACTTGGCACGAGATCATAGACATTGAAAACTGAATCATTTAAGTGATCCACGATTCATACTCTCGTATAAATGTAGCATTTAAGTGTCTTATGAAGACTTAAATAACACACCGTACTCAAGTTGTTCACTCAGCTTTAGGTGATGTTTGTTTTTAAAGACTagtttttagtccctccattttattacATTTTAGACACTAAATTGCTAAATACGGAAATTAAAATAAAATTTTAGTTTTTGTATTTAGTAATTTAGGagataaaatggaataaaataaaGGAACTAAAATTAGTCCATAGAATCCAAATATCCACTTAATCTGAAACAACTTCTACTATTTCTACAATGTTTTGGCTCTATAAATTGCAGTTGCAGCAGTTTGAACAACTAGCTTTAATCTAAAACGAACATACTGACTCTGACTATGTACTGACACAATTATATCTTTTGTAGTAATATATGAGTATATGACGTGACAACTTTGGATATTGTGAGGAAAACAATGAATTACAAATAATCTTAGCTCTACATTATTAATGCATAAAGCCCGTCTCTCTCACGAAGGGCTAACGATGCATTAGTTGATATGCAAATTCTATGCAACAAATTCacccttttttaaaaaaaacataaGTGCCAGCTTGAATGGCAAACCGGGCTGACGCTGGGCGAGCCCTCCAATGCTCGCTGCTCCAAGTCCCAACCACACAGTGCCAAAGCCTCACCCCAACCCAAACACAACTACAAGAAGCTCGATTTCTCACTTCTTTTATTAGAAGcgaaaaataaataaaatagtaaaaaagaaaagtcaaaagaaAGGATCAGATAAAAATCCTCACCGTTTcctcttccttcttcccttctcctGCGAGTTGCCGAGTTGTGACTCTGGAGCTGTCGCCTGCGGCCTGCCTCTCCGTCTCCGTCCACGTCGCGTCATAAATCCCCCTTTCCGAGCCCCGACCTAGCACCTACCCCCGCCACCCGCCCATTCCATTCCCCAATCCGACTGGTGCACGAGCCCCGAATCCACTGTCGCATTTGTTGGCGGCCTCTAGCTCCCGCTACCCTTTCCGTCCCAGAGAGGCGGTCGCCTTGCGGTAGGCGGAAGGGGGATTTAGGTGAACAAGCATCTTGATTTTTTGACCAATCTTTGCTCTACCCGCCTTGCGGTCTTCGCCTTTAAATCTCTGGAGGTGGGAAGACTGACGAGGCAAAGGCGAAGGCAAGAACGGTCGTTTCAAGGCTCCTGCTGGTGAGATATTACTGTCCCCTGTAGTGTTCCAAAGCTCGAATCTTTTTTTTTGGCGTCCTATGGCCTTGCGTGCTTGTTCTTGTCTCGAAGCCCTTTAGGTTTATTGGGGGCGAAATATCTGGTGTTTGAGCTACTGAAGGTGTTGGATAATGGATTTGTGGTGTATGGTGATCGTTGAGCTGTTGTCCGGGGTTTCTTAACTCGATTTTGGCAGTTTTGAATCACCTGGTGTCAAAAATGGCGTTTATGTGATTTAGGTAATGCTTTGGAGGCTCTGCGTCCTTTTCTTCAATAACCTGATGGGTTTTTGCTCGTTGATTAGGACGCTTTGTTGACCTTAATTTAAGCTACTTGGATGTAGAAATGTAGCCGCGTGCTTGCTCTTGTTCCATTTTCAGTTTTCGTAGGCAGGTCATGCCAAATTTCTGTTTCCTACACTGTCTACGCATATTTTCAATAGAGGTACCTATTACCTAGTAGAGACGTTGGAAGTGTTGCAGATAGCTCAGCTATCAAATGCATAGTTTGTATTGATATGATTGGTAGGATTGCTACACCTATGGAATCTTTTTTTGGGGGGTTCACTGTATGGCTTGCACAAGTAAATTGAAGTAAATGAACTTAGGGGCACTTTGGGTCTCCTATAAAATTTAGAGCTCTGAAAGCTTTAGAGAACTCTAAAGCTCTAATGTGAGGTGGGCTAAAGTTTAGGTCTAACTTTAGAGCATTTGTTTGGACTTTGGAGCTTTAGATCTGAAGTTTAGAGGGGGCCAAAAAGGCCCTTAGTACTATTGTGTTCTTTCAAGTACTTCATCGTTTCCCTTACCCTTTGTGAAATATATCAAGAAGAATGCTTATATGTTGGTAACATCTTTTTTCAGGAACCATCAAGTGTTCCGGTGGAGGGATTGGGAGTGGAGGGGAAAGGATCGTAGAGGTTGTTGTTTTACCTCGTTTTGCTAACAATGTTGAGGCAGAGCTCTAGTAGAAATCAGAGATCCAAAGGTCTGAAGCTGAAGAAAGCTCTTCAGATTAGTCTCTTGCTTCTGGTTTCTGTTTGGTTGCTCTACCAAGTTAAGCATTCTTATGAGAAGAAGGCATACAGCGAAGATGAAGTGAGTGGTTCACATAAAGATGACAAGGACCAGGGAGAGACAGTCAGACTAGGCAGGAAGGATCTGCCTCCAAAGATGGAGGCCGACTCTTCAACATTGGATGAACGGGTTGAGgatgaagagaatgatgaaatggAGCAAGAAATGAAACATGATGAGAACGATGATGATCCCATCGATGAGCAAGACTTGGAGAAGGATGAGGATCTTCCTGAGCCTGGTGAGCATTCTTCTGAAAGGGATGGAGATGTGGGTGTGTTTGATGATGAAGAGCGGAAGGAGCGGTCACAGGAGGATCAAGAGAAGAGCTTCCATGGTGACAATGTTTCTAGTGCTGTTACTCATGACCCCCCATCATCGGAGCAAGATGAGCTGTTCCATCGTGGCCAAGAGAAGGTCTTATTTGTGGATGATGCTTCAACTGCAGTGCCTAATGAAAATCACGAGGCTGGAAACGAGGATGAAGTGCGCAGGGCTAGGGAAAGGAGCTTCAGAGGTGATGATGTGTCAAGCTCTGTAGATCATGACGGCAAGGTGACAAAACCTCTCCCAGAGGAACAATTGAACATCATGGATAGGATATTTGAAGGCACCACAAACTTATCTAATGGAATTTCATTTCGAGCTCCTGGAATAAATGGATCATATACCACCGCAGGCAATGTGGCTACACCAACGAATTCATCTTCCCAGAAAAACACAGACATTCCTAGCGATGACATTGAAAGCAAGACCCATCCATCTCCAACAAATTTGACCAGCAACCCTGAGCAAACTAATTCAACTTTGAAAGGTCATCCGGATCAACAAGTGAATTCAATGGCAGTGCTCGGCAACCAAGTACAGCCTTTGACTAACCAGACGTCGCTTGAGTTGGATTCTCCTCCAAATGGCACCTTGGCTCTGGTAACAGATGCCAAAAAGTCCACATCTGGAGCTGGAGATGATGGCAGCAACAGCACCTCACCCTCCACTCATGTGGACAAGAAGACGGACGGCGGAGATGGTCCCAAAGAAGACGTGGATGTGTCCACTAAAATAATGAATAAGGCAATTAGTGAAGATGAAGTTGTTCCAGAGTGATAAGGAGATCCAAGATCTCGTGTCAGCTTCTGGTGTGACCTGTAAGTTTGTAGGACTTGGTTTATCTCCTAGACCTGGAGATGCAATGCAAGCAGGCTATCTTGTTGCACCCTTTTTTTGTATAACTAGTAACTGGCACGTGCCCTACGCTTGTAGATTTTTTTTTGCAATATAAGTAGAAAAAATCGCAATATAAGTGATAACAGTGCTATATTGCTTGTAAGATGCACATTAAGTAAGCTATTCATATATATTACAAGAGCTAGAACAAAGGCTAGTTCCGACTGAGTCaacatctgaaatcaagttgttaTATTTATATAAATTATCTTCAAAAGGTTGATGATGCATCCATACATAATTACACAGAGCTTACAAAATAAACACCCAAGTGTCAACACTTGGGAATATTTCTCGGTAGGTTCTTCTGGGATGTGCACGGGTTCTTGCTTGAACCTGTTGGTCAGTTATGAAAAAACAGTGAGCTATTATATATATTTTACTTATGAATTGATTATCTAAACAGCCTGTCTCTTGAGCTTTGTATTTAAGTATGGGGGTTATTCAGCAAACTGGCTAAGCATGACAAAAGAACTGGGGGTTGTTTGTGTGAAATGAAGGGCTGTAAATATTGGTTGTGAGTGTTGGTCAATGGAGAGTGGAAGATTTTATTTTTGAACGTGCCGTGCTTCCATGATTTGTGTACAGGATGTTAGACATTCTTGTCTCGTAGTTATCTTGAATACATTGGTCCTAGATGAAAGAGGCTATGACGCATTTTAAAAACTCTTCACTATCAGGTTGGCTAGTGCATTACAATTAGAATTCCTTCCATTGACATGGAATTATTGGTGTGTATGCCTGACTATTTATTGAATTGTTTAGTGCAACTCTGAACAGTATTCATATTCTTATGAGAACTTTTATTATTACAAACATGTTTGTTTTGAAAATGGAAGGAGAATAATTTGTTGAGCAGAGTGCCAATATTTTCAAGTATGATTTGTTGTGCAATCCATTGCGGTTCATGTGTGTGATTTGAATTATTTATATATCTTATGTTTTAGCACGTGTTGTGTAAAAGAAATGCTTGAACAACATGTTAGCATAGTATGTGTGGTCTTTATAAATTGCAAGGTTATTAAGGCGTTAAGGCGAGACATGGCGACCGATCCCCTTCCAAACACCTAGGCGAGTTAGGCGTGCGGCGAGGCGACGCCATATGAGCATCGCCTAGACGAGGATATGCAAAAAAAAAACCTAACAATCTAACACTTGCAATAGCAATTTGGTAAGGTTAGAGAATACAAGCAATTTTATTGTCCATGCTTGGTATGTACTCTACACTTCTCTTTTCCTATTTGTTGTCTTGTAGCATCCATGATCCATCTCTCTTGCAATTAAGATGTAGCTTGTCATCAATGTGTAATGAAGATAAATTTGTTTTGCTATGTAAATATGGTTACCTTTACTTTATCGAAGATccaatacctcttcttttctttcaagCTGCAAGCTACATTAACATATGAATATTTACATATTAAAACAGTAAGACATAAAATAGCAGCAGCAGACAGCAAGTAAGGTATATCAAATTAAACCCACAATACATTGGTGAGAATAAAATAGCAGCAACAACATATGCTAGTCTTAGTGGCATAATTAGTACCAGTCTAGCCCCATAATAACTTAGCGACATAGATCAATCAAAAGCTTAAGAGACTAGTGGATTAAGTGCACAGGCAGTGAAGCACGACACAAAAATAGGTAAGCTGCAAATCTGAAATCAGTCAACTCTTAGGAG
It contains:
- the LOC100193318 gene encoding uncharacterized protein LOC100193318, whose product is MLRQSSSRNQRSKGLKLKKALQISLLLLVSVWLLYQVKHSYEKKAYSEDEVSGSHKDDKDQGETVRLGRKDLPPKMEADSSTLDERVEDEENDEMEQEMKHDENDDDPIDEQDLEKDEDLPEPGEHSSERDGDVGVFDDEERKERSQEDQEKSFHGDNVSSAVTHDPPSSEQDELFHRGQEKVLFVDDASTAVPNENHEAGNEDEVRRARERSFRGDDVSSSVDHDGKVTKPLPEEQLNIMDRIFEGTTNLSNGISFRAPGINGSYTTAGNVATPTNSSSQKNTDIPSDDIESKTHPSPTNLTSNPEQTNSTLKGHPDQQVNSMAVLGNQVQPLTNQTSLELDSPPNGTLALVTDAKKSTSGAGDDGSNSTSPSTHVDKKTDGGDGPKEDVDVSTKIMNKAISEDEVVPE